From the Oleiphilus messinensis genome, one window contains:
- a CDS encoding mechanosensitive ion channel family protein: protein MDNLLSDGQKQVGEFSDWITGMVMDYGPGLLLAIITLIIGLWLINRLINLLDKSMTAKVEPTLLKFLHSLCSIGLKVLLLISVAAMVGIETTSFIAVLGAAGLAVGLALQGSLANFAGGALILFFKPFKVGDSIKAQGFAGVVREIQIFNTIITTFDNQRVIIPNALLSNGCLVNVNVESTRRVDMVFGISYDDDIKKAKEILNRLVEADERILKDPAPVIALSELADSSVNFAVRTWVKTPDYWAVYFAMHENVKLTFDAEDISIPYPQRDVHVYNEQK, encoded by the coding sequence ATGGATAATCTTCTTTCCGATGGCCAAAAACAAGTTGGTGAATTCAGTGACTGGATCACAGGAATGGTTATGGACTACGGTCCGGGCTTATTACTTGCGATCATTACACTCATTATCGGGCTTTGGCTAATCAATCGCCTCATCAACCTGCTCGATAAGTCAATGACGGCTAAAGTTGAACCAACGTTGTTGAAATTCCTGCACAGCCTCTGCTCAATTGGCCTGAAAGTACTGTTGCTGATCTCTGTCGCGGCGATGGTCGGTATCGAAACCACATCATTCATCGCCGTACTCGGTGCAGCGGGTCTTGCAGTGGGCTTGGCGTTGCAGGGGAGCCTGGCAAACTTTGCCGGAGGCGCACTCATTCTTTTCTTCAAACCCTTCAAAGTAGGTGATTCAATCAAGGCTCAAGGTTTTGCCGGTGTAGTACGCGAAATCCAGATTTTCAATACAATTATCACCACTTTCGACAATCAACGTGTCATCATACCGAATGCGCTGCTGTCGAATGGCTGCCTGGTCAATGTCAATGTCGAAAGCACCCGGCGCGTCGATATGGTTTTTGGCATCAGTTACGACGATGACATCAAAAAAGCCAAAGAAATTTTGAACCGGCTTGTCGAGGCTGATGAGCGAATTCTGAAAGATCCAGCACCGGTCATCGCACTTTCCGAACTGGCGGACAGCTCTGTAAACTTTGCGGTTCGCACTTGGGTTAAAACACCGGATTACTGGGCGGTTTATTTTGCGATGCATGAAAATGTCAAACTGACATTCGATGCTGAAGATATTAGCATCCCGTACCCGCAGCGGGATGTACACGTCTACAATGAACAAAAATAA
- a CDS encoding aminoacyl-tRNA deacylase, with translation MPVQQLKEYLDEQQIRYVSVQHSPAFTAQEIAHSAHIRGDRLAKTVIIDIDGKMAMVVLPASYRIRWDKFMNAMGTDFIELADEDEFKDAFPGCEVGAMPPFGNLYSMNIYLCDALAQHEEIAFSAGTHSETIKMSYQDYISLACPVILSEGFAKPECKKKTPSWLMAQRTAKIA, from the coding sequence ATGCCCGTACAACAGCTTAAAGAGTACCTTGACGAGCAACAAATTCGTTATGTATCAGTGCAGCATTCTCCAGCTTTCACGGCACAGGAGATTGCACACAGCGCACATATTCGTGGTGACCGACTGGCAAAAACCGTTATCATTGATATCGATGGAAAAATGGCAATGGTGGTACTGCCAGCCTCTTATAGAATACGTTGGGACAAATTCATGAATGCCATGGGAACGGACTTCATTGAACTTGCAGACGAAGATGAGTTTAAAGATGCATTCCCGGGCTGCGAAGTTGGCGCCATGCCACCCTTCGGTAATCTATATAGCATGAATATATACCTATGCGACGCGCTTGCGCAGCACGAAGAAATTGCCTTCAGTGCAGGCACCCACAGCGAAACCATTAAAATGAGTTATCAGGACTACATATCACTGGCCTGCCCTGTGATTTTAAGTGAAGGTTTCGCCAAACCTGAGTGTAAAAAGAAAACACCAAGCTGGCTGATGGCACAGCGAACAGCAAAAATCGCATAA